The segment GGCAATGGGTGGTGGCACCGGCGGTGTCGTGCACGTTGCCGGTGTAGACGTAATGCAGTCCCTCCGCCAGCGCGTGCTTGCGGGCGCGCGCAAGGGTGGAACATGGTGTCGGCGGCACGTCGCGCATCTTGTAGTCCGGATGGAATGCGGTGAAGTGCAGCGGCACGTCGGGACCAAGCTCCCTGGCGATCCACCGGGCCTCGGCGCGAATCTCGTCATCGCTGTCGTTCTTGCCGGGAATGAGCAGCGTCGTGATCTCGAGCCAGACATCGGTTTCGTGCTTCAGGTACTGGAGCGTCTCCAGTACCGGCTGCAGGTGCGCCCCGGTGAAGGCAACATAGAACGCGTCGCTGAAGCCTTTCAGGTCGACGTTTGCCGCATCCATCCTGGCGTAGAAATCACGCCGCGCCTCGGCGCCCATATATCCTGCGGTCACCGCCACCGTCCTGATGCCCAGTTGGTGGCAGGCATCGGCTACGTCCATGGCGTACTCGGCGAAGATCACCGGGTCGTTGTAGGTGAAGGCCACGCTTTTGCAACCGTGCGCCGCCGCCGATGCGGCGATCGCTTCGGGCATGGCCGCATCGGCCAGGGTCTCCATCTCGCGCGATTTACTGATATCCCAGTTCTGGCAGAACTTGCAGGCCAGATTGCAGCCGGCTGTGCCGAACGACAGGACGGCGGAGCCCGGGTAGAAGTGGTTGAGCGGCTTCTTTTCGATCGGGTCGATGCAGAAGCCCGACGAGCGGCCATAGGCGGTCAGCACCATCCGATCGCCGACCCGCTGGCGCACGAAGCAAGCGCCGCGCTGCTCGCCATGCAGGCGGCAGTGGCGCGGGCACAGGTCGCATTGCATGCGGCCGTCATCCAGGAAATGCCAGTAGCGGCCGGAATAGCTCCCTGAACCGGGCACATCCTTCATGAATGGTCCTTGTGCGGCTTGCTGATCACGGTTACCGACAATACATCCAGGTCGAAGAACGGGCTGTCAGCCGGAGGCGGGGGCAATCCGGCACCCCATCCGGCGATGGCATGCTTGATGTACTCTGCCATCTGCTCGTCGGCAACGTCCCTGGGCTGGTCGATCATCACGACATAGCGGCGAGTGCTCATGGCAGATCCTTTATGGCGCCCATGACAGGCAACCATGGTGGCATCACGAACGTATCCGGTGTCATCAATGCCGGCGACCCCATTCACGCGACGTCTAGCGATAGACCAGCACCGGAATCTTGCTGTGGGTCAGTACCTTCAGGGTTTCGCTGCCGATCAACAGCGCCTTCACACCCCGGCGCCCATGAGACGCCATGACAATCAGGTCACAATCGTTTTCTTCTGCAGCCTTGATGATGGCATCGTAGGGATGATCGTCGACCACGCTGCTGGTGTCGCAGGGCACGCCTGCCGCGGCGGCCTCTCGCGCGATGCCGTCGAGGTATTTCGATGCGTCCTCGAGGACAGCCTCTTCGAACTGCTCTCGCGTGTCGGTGAGCATTTCGGTGTGGTAAGTCGTGACGTGGAAATCCGGGCAGGCGCGCAGCGCCGTAATGCTGGCCTGCGTCTCCTGCGCGAACTCCAGTGCCTTGCGAAAGGCCGCTTCGGCCAGAGCGGAGCCATCTACCGCAACAAGAAGATGCCTGAACACGTCGTGCCTCCTTGTCAGCTGAACGGTAGCCACCGGGGGCCACCGGATCCCGCCAGCAGACATCCGGCAGCGATCGGCCGCGCGCGAATATGCAGCGCCGGCCTCGGTCGCCTTGGGGTGCATGGCGGCTGAATTCAGTATAGGCAGCGAAGGTCTTGCACCGCTCCTGTCGCAATCTGCACCTTGGCTGCCGACGCGAGCGGTACTGGCAGGCAGACCTCGCGGACGCCGGCAAATTCTGGCGGTTAATTGCATAATTGGCAATGAAAAAGCCCGCCTGGGCAGGCGGGCTTTCTCGCTTGCAGCGAACGGCGCTCAGCGCTTGCGCGGCGGCGGCACGTCAGTACACGTGCCTTCATAGATCTCCGCCGCCATGCCGATCGATTCACCCAGCGTCGGGTGCGGATGGATGGTCTTGCCGATATCCACCGCATCGGCGCCCATCTCGATCGCCAGGCAGACCTCGCTGATCAGGTCGCCTGCATGCGTGCCGACGATGCCGCCGCCGATCACGCGATGGGTTTCCTCGTCGAAGATCAGCTTGGTGAAGCCTTCGTCGCGGCCGTTGGCGATGGCGCGGCCCGATGCCGCCCAGGGGAACACGCCCTTGCTGTACTTGATCCCCTTCTCCTTGCACTCGTCTTCGGTCAGGCCGGCCCAGGCCACTTCCGGATCGGTGAAGGCCACCGACGGGATCTGCTTGGCATCGAAGTAAGCCTTCTCGCCATGCGCGGCCTCAGCGGCAACGTGGGCTTCATGCACCGCCTTGTGCGCCAGCATCGGCTGGCCGACGATATCGCCGATCGCAAAGATATGCGGCACATTGGTGCGCATCTGCTTGTCGACGTTGATAAAGCCGCGCTCGCTCACGGCCACGCCGGCCTTCTCTGCGCTGATGCGCTTGCCGTTGGGCGAGCGGCCCACCGACACCAGCACCAGGTCGTAGCGCTGTGGCTCGGCCGGCGCGGCCTCGCCTTCGAACTTGACGTAGATGCCGTCCGGTTTGGCTTCCACGCCGACGGTTTTGGTCTTCAGCATGACCTTGCCGAAGCGGTCCTTGTTCTTCTTTTCCCAGACCTTGACCAGGTCGCGGTCAGCACCGTTCATCAGGCCGTCGAGCATTTCCACGACATCGATGTCGGCACCCAGCGTGCTGTACACCGTGGCCATTTCCAGGCCGATGATGCCGCCGCCGATGACCAGCATCTTGTTGGGCACTTCGGGCAGCTCCAGCGCGCCGGTCGAGTCGACGATGCGCGGATCTTCCGGGATGAACGGCAGTTTCACCGCCTGGCTGCCGGCAGCGATGATGGCCTTCTCGAAGCGGATCACGGTCTTCTTGCCGGTGCTGCGCTTGCCCTCGCCTTCGGTCAGCTCGACCTCCATGTGATGCGGGTCGAGGAAGTTGCCGATGCCGCGCACCACCTGCACCTTGCGCGCCTTGGCCATGCCGGCCAGGCCGCCGGTGAGCTTGCCGACCACCTGGTTCTTGTAGTGGCGCAGGCCGTCCAGGTCGATCTTGGCTTCGCCGAACAGGATGCCGTGGGCGGCCAGCGCCTTGGCTTCGTCGATCACGGCGGCGTTGTGCAGCAGCGCCTTGGACGGGATGCAGCCCACGTTCAGGCAGACGCCGCCAAGCGTGCTGTAGCGCTCCACCAGCACGGTATTCATGCCCAGGTCTGCGGCGCGGAAGGCGGCCGAGTAGCCGCCGGGGCCGGCGCCCAGCACCAGCATCTCGCACTGGATATCGGCGCCACCGCTGTGGCTGGCGGCAGCAGGAGCCGGTGCCGGAGCCGCCGCCGCGGGTGCGGGAGCCTGCGCCGGTGCCGGAGCTTGCGCGGGCGCCGGGGCGGCCGCGGCCTGCTGGGCCTCGATGGTGCAGATCACCGCGCCCTGGCCGACCTTGTCGCCGACCTTGACCTTGACCTCAACCACCTTGCCGGCGGCCGACGACGGCACGTCCATGCTGGCCTTGTCGGATTCCAGCACGATCAGGGACTGTTCCACCTCGACCGTGTCGCCGGCCTTGACCAGCACCTCGATCACTTCCACCGCGTCGAAATCGCCGATATCCGGCACCTTGACTTCGATCACACTCATGTTTGCTCCTCTATGCGCGCCCGCCTCTCGGCTTCAGGGCGCGCCGTCGTTGTTGGTTGCCGCGCTGTCGGGTGCCGTACTGCCGGTTGCCGGATTGCCGCCCGTGGCACCGCCAGCCGGCGGTGCCGGCGCGGTGTCACCCTCGTGCAGCCGCACGGTGTGCACCTCGATCGGCCCCGCCGAACTCTTGTCGAACTCCACGCCCGCATCGACGCCGATGCGCGCGATCTCGCCCGCATCCAGGTCCGGCCGGTCATAGACCGCATGCATCGCGCCCAGCGCGTAGTTGCGGCCCGAGCCGATACCCCAGAAGCGGTCGAACGAAAACACCTCGCGGTACGAGTAGACGCCGAAGATGCCCGCCGGATTGGCGATCAGGCATACGATCTGCGACGACTCGTAGGGATCGTCCTCGTCTTCCTTGGTGTTGACGAAGTAGTCCGACTTCAGCTTCTCATGCACCTTCAGGAAGGTGCGGAACACGTCATCACGCGAGCCCAGCCGGCACTCTTCGCCAAGCCCCGCCAGCAGCGTGCGCATGACCGGGAAGTGCGCGGTGGTCCCGGCCAGCGCGATGAAGCCGTCGCCTACCGGGAACACCTTCTGGTTGCGCTCGTAGGCGCGCGACAGGCGCGTGTCGCCAAAGGTGACCAGCGCATCTGCCGCGATGGCCACCTCGGCGCCCTTCCTCACGACCACGCAGGTAGTCATGGCTCGCTCCCGGTTGCGCGTGGTGCGCCGGGCAGGCCAGGCCGTCGGCCTGCCCGCCCGGCGCAACCCCGCTTACAGCAGGATGCGGCGGAAATCCGCCAGCAGTTGCCCGAAGTACGTGTTGAAGCGCGCCGCTTCGGCACCGTCGATGACGCGGTGGTCCCACGACAGCGACAGCGGCAGCGTCAGGCGCGGGGCGAACTGCTTGCCGTCCCACACCGGCTTCTGGTACGACTTGCACACGCCCATGATGGCCACTTCCGGCGCGTTGATGATCGGCGTGAAGTATGTGCCGCCGAGGCCGCCCAGCGAAGAGATCGAGAAGCAGCCGCCCTGCATCTGGTCCGGCTTGAGCTTGCCGTCGCGGGCCAGCTTGGCGAGCTCGCTCATTTCCTGGCTGATCTCCAGCACGCCCTTCTTGTCGGCGTCCTTGATCACCGGCACGACCAGGCCGTTCGGGGTGTCGGCGGCAAAACCGATGTTGAAGTACTTCTTCAGCACGAGGTTGTCACCATCGAGCGACGCGTTGAAGTTCGGGAACTTCTTCAGCGCCGCCACCGTGGCCTTGATCATGAACGCCAGCATCGTCACCTTGATGCCGGACTTCTCGTTTTCCTTGTTCAGCTGCAGGCGGAAGGCTTCCAGCTCGGTGATGTCCGCTTCGTCATGGTTGGTGACGTGCGGGATCATGACCCAGTTGCGGTGCAGGTTGGCACCCGAGATCTTCTTGATGCGCGACAGGGCCTTGCTTTCGACCTCGCCGAAGCGGGTGAAATCGACCTTCGGCCACGGCAGCAGGCCGAGCTCGCCACCACCGGCGCCAGCCGCGGCGGCCTGTGCGGGCGCGGCGGCCTGGCCGCTCATCACGCCCTTGACGTAGCCCTGCACGTCTTCCTGGGTGATACGGCCCTTGGGGCCGGTGCCCGGCACGCGCGACACGTCCACGCCCAGCTCGCGTGCGAACTTGCGCACCGAGGGGCTGGCGTGGGCGGCCTTGCCGGTTACGCCAGCGGCGGCCGGCGCGGCAGCAGGTGCTGCGGCCGGTGCCGGGGCGGCGGCTGCGGGGGCCGGTGCCGGTGCGGGCGCGCTGGCAGCCGGAGCCGGTGCCGCGGCGGCAGCTGCCGGGGCGGCTGCTGCGGCGGCGCCTTCCAGGATCAGCAGCAGCGTGCCTTCGGCGACGTTGTCACCGACCTTGACCTTGACTTCCTTGACCACGCCGCCTTGCGGCGACGGCACGTCCATGGTGGCCTTGTCGGACTCCAGCGTCACCACGGCGTCTTCGGCGTTGATGGTGTCGCCCGCCTTGACGTGGACTTCGATGACCGGCACGGCGTCGTAGTCGCCGATATCGGGCACCTTGACTTCGATGGTGCCGCCACCGCCAGCGGCCGGGGCCGCGGCTGGGGCTGCTGCGGGGGCAGGAGCCGGTGCGGGGGCTGCGGCGGCCGGCGCCGGTGCTGCGGCAGCAGGGGCAGGTGCGGCGGCGGGCTCGTTGGCCGCCTCCAGCATCACCAGCACCGAGCCTTCGGACACGTTGTCGCCCACCTTGATGCGGACGTCCTTGACCACGCCGGCCTGCGGCGAGGGCACGTCCATGGTGGCCTTGTCCGATTCCAGCGTCACCAGCGCGTCTTCCGCGTTGATGCTGTCGCCGGGTTTCACATGCACTTCGATGACGGGAACGGCGTCATAGTCGCCGATATCCGGCACCTTGATTTCAATCGCTTGACTCATTCAGTGTCTCCTGGGCAGGCCGGCACGCGCGACATCCGCAAGCGGCGAGATTACCTTCGCCGCCCGCTTCTGTCACGCCGCCATGCCGCAAGGCGCCGTCCGGGCTCTGGCCGGGGCGCCCGCGGCACGGCGTTGCCGTACTGCGGGGGTTGGTGCTGGCTGCCGGATCAGACCGACATCGGGTTGGGCTTGTTCGGGTCGAGGTT is part of the Cupriavidus necator genome and harbors:
- the amrS gene encoding AmmeMemoRadiSam system radical SAM enzyme encodes the protein MKDVPGSGSYSGRYWHFLDDGRMQCDLCPRHCRLHGEQRGACFVRQRVGDRMVLTAYGRSSGFCIDPIEKKPLNHFYPGSAVLSFGTAGCNLACKFCQNWDISKSREMETLADAAMPEAIAASAAAHGCKSVAFTYNDPVIFAEYAMDVADACHQLGIRTVAVTAGYMGAEARRDFYARMDAANVDLKGFSDAFYVAFTGAHLQPVLETLQYLKHETDVWLEITTLLIPGKNDSDDEIRAEARWIARELGPDVPLHFTAFHPDYKMRDVPPTPCSTLARARKHALAEGLHYVYTGNVHDTAGATTHCPACRAQLIVRDWHAIESYRLTPTGTCPDCFAQIAGRFGNFERQFGRRRIPVRIGE
- a CDS encoding universal stress protein, producing MFRHLLVAVDGSALAEAAFRKALEFAQETQASITALRACPDFHVTTYHTEMLTDTREQFEEAVLEDASKYLDGIAREAAAAGVPCDTSSVVDDHPYDAIIKAAEENDCDLIVMASHGRRGVKALLIGSETLKVLTHSKIPVLVYR
- the lpdA gene encoding dihydrolipoyl dehydrogenase yields the protein MSVIEVKVPDIGDFDAVEVIEVLVKAGDTVEVEQSLIVLESDKASMDVPSSAAGKVVEVKVKVGDKVGQGAVICTIEAQQAAAAPAPAQAPAPAQAPAPAAAAPAPAPAAASHSGGADIQCEMLVLGAGPGGYSAAFRAADLGMNTVLVERYSTLGGVCLNVGCIPSKALLHNAAVIDEAKALAAHGILFGEAKIDLDGLRHYKNQVVGKLTGGLAGMAKARKVQVVRGIGNFLDPHHMEVELTEGEGKRSTGKKTVIRFEKAIIAAGSQAVKLPFIPEDPRIVDSTGALELPEVPNKMLVIGGGIIGLEMATVYSTLGADIDVVEMLDGLMNGADRDLVKVWEKKNKDRFGKVMLKTKTVGVEAKPDGIYVKFEGEAAPAEPQRYDLVLVSVGRSPNGKRISAEKAGVAVSERGFINVDKQMRTNVPHIFAIGDIVGQPMLAHKAVHEAHVAAEAAHGEKAYFDAKQIPSVAFTDPEVAWAGLTEDECKEKGIKYSKGVFPWAASGRAIANGRDEGFTKLIFDEETHRVIGGGIVGTHAGDLISEVCLAIEMGADAVDIGKTIHPHPTLGESIGMAAEIYEGTCTDVPPPRKR
- a CDS encoding MFS transporter, encoding MTTCVVVRKGAEVAIAADALVTFGDTRLSRAYERNQKVFPVGDGFIALAGTTAHFPVMRTLLAGLGEECRLGSRDDVFRTFLKVHEKLKSDYFVNTKEDEDDPYESSQIVCLIANPAGIFGVYSYREVFSFDRFWGIGSGRNYALGAMHAVYDRPDLDAGEIARIGVDAGVEFDKSSAGPIEVHTVRLHEGDTAPAPPAGGATGGNPATGSTAPDSAATNNDGAP
- the aceF gene encoding dihydrolipoyllysine-residue acetyltransferase, which codes for MSQAIEIKVPDIGDYDAVPVIEVHVKPGDSINAEDALVTLESDKATMDVPSPQAGVVKDVRIKVGDNVSEGSVLVMLEAANEPAAAPAPAAAAPAPAAAAPAPAPAPAAAPAAAPAAGGGGTIEVKVPDIGDYDAVPVIEVHVKAGDTINAEDAVVTLESDKATMDVPSPQGGVVKEVKVKVGDNVAEGTLLLILEGAAAAAAPAAAAAAPAPAASAPAPAPAPAAAAPAPAAAPAAAPAAAGVTGKAAHASPSVRKFARELGVDVSRVPGTGPKGRITQEDVQGYVKGVMSGQAAAPAQAAAAGAGGGELGLLPWPKVDFTRFGEVESKALSRIKKISGANLHRNWVMIPHVTNHDEADITELEAFRLQLNKENEKSGIKVTMLAFMIKATVAALKKFPNFNASLDGDNLVLKKYFNIGFAADTPNGLVVPVIKDADKKGVLEISQEMSELAKLARDGKLKPDQMQGGCFSISSLGGLGGTYFTPIINAPEVAIMGVCKSYQKPVWDGKQFAPRLTLPLSLSWDHRVIDGAEAARFNTYFGQLLADFRRILL